A window of Streptomyces sp. SAI-127 contains these coding sequences:
- a CDS encoding sigma-70 family RNA polymerase sigma factor, whose translation MAKKDAPPRWDRKMQQRLARGEAAALGELYDRFASLVHGLAHRVLGDERAADGVTREVFVHVWEHPEAYDPKQGPLRSWVAGLTHRLAVQRLRATETAALTQGTEGSTEELERKVRRASVAARADYIVQSMPTPLRAALELAYFQRRDYRQAAADLSITEDEARRRLRLGLQLLSTAHDTGAPGAPPGYGGAA comes from the coding sequence ATGGCGAAGAAGGACGCACCGCCCCGCTGGGACCGCAAGATGCAGCAGCGGCTCGCACGCGGTGAGGCGGCCGCCCTCGGCGAGCTCTACGACCGTTTCGCTTCACTCGTGCACGGCCTCGCCCATCGCGTGCTCGGAGATGAGCGCGCGGCCGACGGCGTCACACGGGAGGTCTTCGTCCACGTGTGGGAGCACCCCGAGGCCTACGACCCCAAACAGGGCCCGCTTCGCTCCTGGGTCGCCGGGCTGACCCACCGCCTGGCCGTGCAGCGACTGCGCGCCACCGAGACCGCCGCGCTCACCCAGGGCACCGAGGGCTCCACCGAGGAACTGGAACGCAAGGTGCGCCGCGCCTCGGTCGCCGCCCGCGCCGACTACATCGTCCAGTCCATGCCCACCCCGCTGCGGGCCGCCCTGGAGCTGGCCTACTTCCAGCGCCGTGACTACCGCCAGGCGGCCGCCGACCTCAGCATCACCGAGGACGAGGCCCGCCGCCGCCTCCGCCTGGGCCTCCAACTCCTGTCCACGGCCCACGACACCGGAGCGCCTGGGGCACCGCCGGGATACGGGGGCGCGGCGTGA
- a CDS encoding STAS domain-containing protein: protein MVVAFNVTGNEQGDWTVLSVTGELDLVTSPVLRQRVHDVVAEGRHSLVLDLSDVYFCDSSGVGVLIASRRLIRSCQGDLRLILPAQGAADGSHVNRVLGALGVRRLFEVHPDLDSATDVEAGPLSA, encoded by the coding sequence ATGGTGGTGGCGTTCAATGTGACCGGCAACGAGCAGGGCGACTGGACCGTGCTCAGTGTGACGGGCGAGCTGGACCTGGTGACCTCGCCGGTGCTCCGCCAGCGCGTCCACGACGTGGTGGCCGAGGGGCGCCACAGCCTCGTCCTCGACCTCTCGGATGTGTACTTCTGCGACTCCAGCGGTGTCGGCGTCCTCATCGCCTCCCGCCGCCTGATCCGCTCCTGCCAGGGTGATCTGCGCCTGATACTCCCGGCCCAGGGCGCCGCCGACGGCTCCCACGTCAACCGCGTCCTCGGCGCCCTCGGCGTCCGCCGCCTGTTCGAGGTCCACCCGGACCTGGACTCGGCGACCGACGTGGAGGCGGGACCACTGTCGGCCTGA
- a CDS encoding EF-hand domain-containing protein has product MVSSEYERRIAGRFVTFDQDGNGYIDREDFNVAAKALLTEFGVAARSDKGQALYVGAEAFWQGMAGIADRDGDQRITRDEFVNGAVKRLRDNPERFAEIARPFLHAALAVADQDGDGRATVEDTARVLRILGVSEDVARAAAATLDADGDGKVGEDEIVPAFARYFTVPE; this is encoded by the coding sequence ATGGTCAGCAGCGAGTACGAGCGCAGGATCGCCGGCCGGTTCGTCACCTTCGACCAGGACGGCAACGGCTACATCGACCGCGAGGACTTCAACGTGGCGGCCAAGGCGCTGCTCACGGAGTTCGGTGTAGCGGCACGCTCCGACAAGGGGCAGGCGCTGTACGTCGGCGCGGAGGCGTTCTGGCAGGGCATGGCCGGGATCGCGGACCGGGACGGCGACCAGCGGATCACCCGGGACGAGTTCGTGAACGGCGCGGTCAAGCGGCTGCGCGACAACCCGGAACGCTTCGCCGAGATCGCCCGCCCCTTCCTGCACGCGGCGCTCGCCGTCGCCGACCAGGACGGCGACGGACGCGCCACCGTCGAGGACACCGCGCGCGTGCTGAGGATCCTCGGTGTGAGCGAGGACGTCGCTCGGGCCGCCGCGGCCACCCTGGACGCCGACGGCGACGGCAAGGTCGGCGAGGACGAGATCGTGCCCGCCTTCGCCCGCTACTTCACCGTGCCCGAATAG
- a CDS encoding AMP-binding protein — MTDTAHALSASRTLWELVARRADLTPDRRVLLQDDRTLTFGELRVRAERVAAGLYDMGVRPGTVVAWQLPTRIETALLSFALARLGAVQSPVIPFYRDREVAFALRESKAEFFAVPGVWRGFDHTEMARRLGAKGVFEAYDDLPDGDPAVLPAPPADGTSVRWIYWTSGTTSDPKGVLHTDRSLIAGGSCLAHALRLTADDVGSMAFPYAHIAGPDYTVMLLLYGFPAVMFEQFALPEALEGYRRHGVTVAGGSTAFYSMFLTEQRKQPGERIIPSLRLLAGGGAPKPPEVYHAVVRELGVQLTHGYGMTEVPMITMGDPDDTVENLATTEGRPPEGMSVRIVDGEVRLKGEAVCQGYLDPSQTAEAFDEEGYLRTGDLGHLTATGHLVLTGRLKDVIIRKGENISAKEIEDLLAAHPAVGDVAVIGLPDAERGERVCAVVEQPEGAGKLTLDAVTAYLRAEGLSTHKLPEQLEVVDALPRNETLRKVLKYKLRERYSGTVK, encoded by the coding sequence GTGACCGACACCGCCCACGCGCTCAGCGCGTCCCGCACCCTCTGGGAGCTGGTCGCCCGCCGCGCCGACCTGACCCCCGACCGCCGGGTCCTCCTCCAGGACGACCGCACGCTCACCTTCGGCGAGCTGCGCGTGCGTGCCGAGCGGGTGGCGGCCGGCCTGTACGACATGGGCGTACGCCCCGGCACGGTCGTCGCCTGGCAACTGCCCACCCGTATCGAGACGGCCCTGCTCTCCTTCGCGCTCGCCCGTCTGGGCGCCGTGCAGTCGCCCGTCATCCCCTTCTACCGGGACCGTGAAGTCGCCTTCGCCCTGCGGGAGTCGAAGGCGGAGTTCTTCGCGGTACCGGGCGTCTGGCGCGGCTTCGACCACACGGAGATGGCACGGCGGCTCGGCGCCAAGGGGGTCTTCGAGGCGTACGACGACCTCCCGGACGGCGATCCGGCCGTCCTGCCCGCCCCGCCCGCCGACGGCACCTCCGTCCGGTGGATCTACTGGACCTCGGGCACCACGTCCGACCCCAAGGGCGTTCTGCACACGGACCGTTCGCTGATCGCGGGTGGCTCCTGCCTCGCGCACGCGCTGCGCCTCACGGCGGACGACGTGGGGTCGATGGCCTTCCCGTACGCGCACATCGCGGGCCCGGACTACACCGTGATGCTGCTGCTGTACGGCTTCCCGGCGGTGATGTTCGAGCAGTTCGCCCTGCCGGAGGCGCTGGAGGGATACCGCCGCCACGGGGTGACGGTGGCGGGCGGCTCGACGGCGTTCTACTCGATGTTCCTCACGGAGCAGCGCAAGCAGCCGGGCGAGAGGATCATCCCGTCCCTGCGGCTGCTCGCGGGCGGCGGGGCGCCCAAGCCGCCGGAGGTCTATCACGCCGTCGTACGGGAGCTGGGGGTGCAGCTGACGCACGGATACGGCATGACCGAGGTGCCGATGATCACCATGGGCGATCCGGACGACACGGTGGAGAACCTGGCGACGACCGAGGGACGGCCGCCGGAGGGAATGTCCGTGCGGATCGTGGACGGGGAGGTGCGGCTGAAGGGGGAGGCGGTCTGTCAGGGGTATCTCGACCCGTCCCAGACGGCGGAGGCCTTCGACGAGGAGGGCTACCTGCGCACAGGTGATCTGGGACATCTCACGGCCACCGGCCACCTGGTGCTCACCGGACGGCTCAAGGACGTGATCATCCGCAAGGGCGAGAACATCTCGGCGAAGGAGATCGAGGACCTGCTGGCCGCGCATCCGGCCGTCGGGGACGTGGCGGTGATCGGGCTTCCGGACGCCGAGCGCGGGGAACGCGTGTGTGCCGTGGTGGAACAGCCCGAGGGGGCCGGGAAGCTGACTCTGGACGCCGTGACCGCGTATCTGCGGGCGGAGGGGCTGTCGACCCACAAACTGCCGGAGCAGCTGGAGGTGGTGGACGCCCTTCCGCGCAACGAGACCCTGCGGAAGGTCCTGAAGTACAAGCTCAGGGAGCGCTATTCGGGCACGGTGAAGTAG
- a CDS encoding acyl-CoA dehydrogenase family protein, with the protein MDLAYTPEEEEFRARLREWLAKALPTLPPKPSPEDWPGRRTYDLGWQRMLYDAGYAHVHWDASPTTRLIFLEETEAAGAPYVGAGFVGLLHAGPTIAAEGTAGQRARWLPPILRGEEVWCQGFSEPDAGSDLAALRTRARRDGDDYVVSGSKIWTSHAEVADWCELLVRTDPAAPKHKGITWLAMPMSSPGVVVRPLRTLAGSAEFAEVFLDDVRVPVANRVGEENDGWRVTMVTLSFERGTAFVGEVVACRRVLGELARTARENGRWDDPVLRRRLGRLNAEFRALWRLTQWNVSEAEASGGVPGVGGSVFKLRYSHARQELYDAAADVLGPDSLDLDRPWVLDRLSSLSYTIAAGTSQIQRNIVAERILGLPKGR; encoded by the coding sequence ATGGATCTCGCGTACACGCCGGAAGAGGAGGAGTTCCGGGCGCGGCTGCGCGAGTGGCTCGCCAAGGCGCTCCCCACGCTGCCCCCGAAGCCGTCCCCGGAGGACTGGCCCGGGCGCCGGACCTACGACCTCGGCTGGCAGCGCATGCTGTACGACGCCGGGTACGCCCACGTGCACTGGGACGCGTCGCCCACCACGCGGCTGATCTTCCTGGAGGAGACGGAGGCCGCGGGCGCGCCCTATGTGGGCGCCGGGTTCGTCGGACTGCTCCACGCGGGACCGACGATCGCCGCCGAGGGCACCGCCGGGCAGCGGGCACGCTGGCTGCCGCCGATCCTGCGGGGCGAGGAGGTCTGGTGCCAGGGATTCAGCGAACCCGACGCCGGGAGCGACCTCGCGGCACTGCGCACGCGCGCGCGTAGGGACGGCGACGACTATGTGGTGAGCGGGTCCAAGATCTGGACCTCGCACGCCGAAGTGGCCGACTGGTGCGAGCTGCTGGTGCGGACGGATCCGGCGGCTCCGAAGCACAAGGGCATCACCTGGCTGGCGATGCCCATGTCCTCGCCCGGTGTCGTGGTGCGCCCCTTGCGCACGCTCGCCGGGTCCGCCGAGTTCGCCGAGGTGTTCCTCGACGACGTGCGGGTGCCGGTGGCGAACCGGGTGGGCGAGGAGAACGACGGCTGGCGCGTGACCATGGTGACGCTGTCCTTCGAGCGCGGTACGGCCTTCGTGGGCGAGGTCGTCGCCTGCCGGCGGGTGCTGGGCGAACTCGCCCGTACGGCACGGGAGAACGGGCGCTGGGACGATCCCGTGCTGAGGCGGCGGCTGGGGCGGCTGAACGCCGAGTTCCGTGCGCTGTGGCGGCTGACGCAGTGGAACGTGAGCGAGGCCGAGGCGAGTGGCGGGGTGCCGGGGGTGGGGGGTTCTGTCTTCAAACTCCGCTACTCGCACGCCCGCCAGGAGTTGTACGACGCCGCTGCGGACGTACTGGGGCCGGACAGTCTGGATCTCGACCGGCCTTGGGTGCTCGACCGGTTGTCCTCGCTGTCGTACACGATCGCGGCCGGGACCTCGCAGATTCAGCGGAACATCGTGGCCGAGCGGATTCTCGGGCTGCCGAAGGGGCGTTGA
- a CDS encoding ATP-binding protein, protein MQLEIRPDPAEVGRARRWARSRLAVSGIEVDEPLAEVLILLVSELVTNAVVHTGRPAVLRLSLPDAEVESATVRLEVADRSGRAPVPRCVDGEATGGRGLALVDGLADRWGWSPEGAGKSIWCELDRCEKPREGAEAYDIDASAYEGFAFEAV, encoded by the coding sequence GTGCAGCTGGAGATCCGGCCCGACCCCGCAGAAGTGGGGCGAGCCCGGCGGTGGGCCCGCTCGCGGCTCGCCGTATCCGGGATAGAGGTCGACGAACCGCTCGCCGAGGTCCTGATCCTGCTCGTGTCGGAGCTGGTCACCAACGCCGTGGTGCACACCGGCCGTCCGGCCGTCCTGCGGCTGTCCCTGCCGGATGCCGAGGTGGAGTCGGCCACCGTCCGCCTTGAGGTCGCCGACCGCAGTGGCCGGGCCCCGGTGCCGCGCTGCGTCGACGGTGAGGCGACCGGCGGCCGTGGTCTGGCCCTCGTCGACGGGCTCGCGGACCGCTGGGGCTGGAGCCCCGAAGGTGCGGGCAAGAGCATCTGGTGCGAACTCGACCGCTGCGAGAAGCCGCGAGAGGGCGCGGAGGCCTACGACATCGACGCCTCGGCCTACGAGGGATTCGCGTTCGAGGCGGTGTGA
- a CDS encoding cyclase family protein has protein sequence MSLPAAFHDIAKRVNNWGRWGADDEIGTLNLITDEVVREAAATVRTGRRIPLALPLRQDGVQTGMMPGRVNPLHVMVQINQEIFGPGTVACSDDAVTMGLQAATHWDALTHVSHSGMLYNGRPAGTITPHGGAEFSGIDKARHIVSRGVLLDVARARGVDRLDGGHAVTPEDLEAAEELAGTHVRAGDIVLVRTGQIQVYLAGDKESYAYPSPGLSVRTPEWFHARDVAAVANDTLTFEIFPPEIEDLWLPVHALDLVEMGMLQGQNWNLEELSTACGQLGRYAFLLSAMPEPFAGGTGTPVAPVAIL, from the coding sequence ATGTCACTTCCGGCCGCGTTCCACGACATCGCCAAGCGCGTGAACAACTGGGGTCGTTGGGGCGCCGACGACGAGATCGGCACCCTGAACCTGATCACCGACGAGGTCGTCCGCGAGGCCGCCGCGACCGTCCGCACGGGCCGTCGCATCCCCCTCGCCCTGCCCCTCAGGCAGGACGGCGTGCAGACCGGGATGATGCCGGGCCGGGTCAACCCCCTGCATGTGATGGTGCAGATCAACCAGGAGATCTTCGGCCCGGGGACGGTCGCGTGCAGCGACGACGCGGTGACCATGGGCCTGCAGGCCGCCACCCACTGGGACGCGCTCACCCATGTCTCGCACTCCGGCATGCTCTACAACGGACGCCCGGCCGGCACCATCACCCCCCACGGCGGCGCCGAGTTCAGCGGTATCGACAAGGCGCGGCACATCGTCTCGCGCGGAGTGCTGCTCGACGTGGCCCGCGCGCGGGGCGTGGACCGGCTCGACGGCGGCCACGCCGTGACCCCCGAGGACCTGGAGGCCGCCGAGGAACTCGCGGGCACGCACGTGCGTGCCGGTGACATCGTGCTCGTACGGACCGGACAGATCCAGGTGTATCTCGCCGGGGACAAGGAGTCGTACGCCTATCCGTCGCCGGGCCTGTCGGTCCGTACCCCGGAGTGGTTCCACGCGCGCGATGTCGCGGCGGTCGCCAACGACACGCTCACGTTCGAGATCTTCCCGCCCGAGATCGAGGACCTGTGGCTGCCGGTGCACGCCCTGGACCTGGTGGAGATGGGGATGCTGCAGGGCCAGAACTGGAACCTGGAAGAGTTGTCCACAGCCTGTGGACAACTTGGCCGGTACGCGTTCCTGCTGTCGGCGATGCCCGAGCCGTTCGCCGGTGGCACCGGAACGCCCGTGGCCCCGGTGGCCATTCTGTGA
- a CDS encoding SDR family oxidoreductase, whose translation MGNFLAGRVVAVTGAGRGIGRAVALAAAREGARVVVNDYGVSVDGASPTSDVASGVVKEIEAAGGEAVAVADDISTMAGGQRVVDVALSSYGRLDGVVCVAGILRERMLFNMTEEEWDPVVATHLKGTFTVFRAASAVMRKQRAGTLIGFTSGNHQGSASQANYSAAKGGIISLVRSAALGLHKYGVTANAVAPVARTRMSANVPFELTEIGEPEDVAAMVVYLLSARAQEITGQVYTVAGPKIAVWAQPRELRAAYASGGWTPDRIAEFLPGSVGVDPMPLLSGPGAQ comes from the coding sequence ATGGGGAACTTCTTGGCAGGCAGGGTCGTCGCCGTGACCGGCGCGGGGCGGGGGATCGGGCGGGCGGTCGCGCTGGCCGCGGCGAGGGAGGGGGCGCGGGTCGTCGTCAACGACTACGGCGTTTCCGTGGACGGGGCGTCTCCCACGAGTGATGTCGCTTCGGGTGTCGTGAAGGAGATCGAGGCGGCCGGGGGCGAGGCCGTCGCCGTGGCCGACGACATCTCGACGATGGCGGGTGGGCAGCGGGTGGTCGATGTCGCGTTGTCTTCTTACGGACGGCTCGACGGTGTCGTCTGTGTCGCCGGGATTCTGCGTGAGCGGATGTTGTTCAACATGACCGAGGAGGAGTGGGATCCGGTCGTCGCCACGCATTTGAAGGGGACGTTCACGGTGTTCCGGGCGGCCTCCGCGGTGATGCGGAAGCAGCGGGCGGGGACGTTGATCGGATTCACCAGCGGGAATCACCAGGGGTCGGCTTCGCAGGCGAATTACAGCGCGGCGAAGGGCGGGATCATTTCCCTGGTCCGTAGTGCGGCGCTCGGGTTGCACAAATACGGGGTGACCGCGAATGCGGTGGCGCCTGTCGCCCGTACGCGGATGTCGGCGAACGTGCCCTTCGAGCTGACGGAGATCGGGGAGCCGGAGGACGTGGCCGCCATGGTGGTCTACCTGCTGTCGGCACGGGCCCAGGAGATCACCGGGCAGGTGTACACCGTGGCGGGGCCGAAGATCGCGGTGTGGGCTCAGCCTCGGGAGTTGCGCGCGGCGTATGCCTCCGGCGGGTGGACGCCGGATCGGATCGCGGAGTTCTTGCCGGGGAGTGTGGGTGTGGATCCGATGCCGTTGCTTTCTGGGCCGGGCGCCCAATAG
- a CDS encoding acyl-CoA dehydrogenase family protein — MDFGFSAEDDAFRSEVREWLSSHVDGAQDRRTWERTLGKSGWIGLGWEESGFGNRTATLTQQVVWAEEYAWSGAPARSGHIGEKLLAPTLLAHGTDEQKARFLPPVAAGEELWCQGYSEPGAGSDLAGVRTRATRVEDGTYRISGQKIWTSLAHEADWCFVLARTDPESGRHHGLSFLLVPMDQPGCVEVRPIRQMTGTSEFNEVFFDGAHARAEHVVGGEGRGWQVAMSLLGFERGVSTLAQQVGFAEELMRVVQTAVRTGAVSDPVVRALLVRQWAELRTMRWNALRTLGGSGDAGASSVAKLLWAGWHQRLGELAMLVRGAEATVGPGDWSPSSPYELDALQHLFLFSRADTIYGGSDQIQRTIIAERVLGLPREPKGVV, encoded by the coding sequence GTGGACTTTGGATTCAGCGCAGAGGACGATGCATTTCGATCCGAGGTGCGGGAATGGCTGTCCAGCCACGTGGACGGGGCCCAGGACCGTCGTACCTGGGAACGCACCCTCGGTAAGTCAGGGTGGATCGGGCTCGGCTGGGAGGAATCCGGATTCGGCAACCGGACCGCCACCCTCACCCAGCAGGTCGTCTGGGCCGAGGAGTACGCGTGGTCGGGGGCGCCGGCGCGGTCCGGGCACATCGGGGAGAAGCTGTTGGCTCCCACTCTCCTGGCGCACGGAACCGACGAGCAGAAGGCGCGCTTTCTTCCTCCCGTCGCCGCCGGGGAGGAGCTGTGGTGCCAGGGGTACAGCGAGCCCGGGGCGGGGTCCGATCTCGCGGGGGTGCGGACCAGGGCCACCCGGGTCGAGGACGGGACGTATCGGATCAGCGGGCAGAAGATCTGGACGTCCCTCGCCCATGAGGCGGACTGGTGTTTCGTCCTCGCACGGACCGACCCGGAGTCCGGTCGGCATCACGGGCTGTCGTTCCTCCTCGTTCCCATGGACCAGCCGGGGTGCGTCGAGGTGCGGCCCATTCGGCAGATGACCGGGACCAGTGAGTTCAACGAGGTCTTCTTCGACGGGGCACACGCGCGTGCGGAGCATGTCGTCGGGGGTGAGGGGCGCGGCTGGCAGGTGGCGATGAGTCTGCTGGGGTTCGAGCGCGGGGTGTCCACGCTGGCCCAACAGGTGGGGTTCGCCGAGGAGTTGATGCGGGTCGTGCAGACCGCCGTACGGACTGGCGCGGTTTCCGATCCGGTCGTGCGGGCGCTGCTCGTGCGGCAGTGGGCCGAGCTGCGGACCATGCGGTGGAACGCCCTGCGGACGCTGGGGGGTTCGGGGGACGCCGGGGCGTCCAGTGTGGCCAAGCTGCTGTGGGCGGGGTGGCATCAACGGCTCGGGGAGCTGGCGATGCTCGTGCGGGGGGCGGAGGCGACGGTCGGGCCCGGGGACTGGTCCCCTTCCTCGCCGTACGAACTCGACGCCCTGCAGCACCTGTTCCTGTTCTCGCGGGCCGACACCATCTACGGCGGCTCGGACCAGATCCAGCGCACCATCATCGCCGAGCGGGTGCTCGGTCTGCCCAGGGAACCAAAGGGGGTCGTCTGA
- a CDS encoding Zn-dependent alcohol dehydrogenase: MRGVLFDGRQVQVVDDLEVRDPGPGEVQVAISAAGLCHSDLSVVDGTIPFPVPVVLGHEGAGVVEAVGDGVTHVGPGDHVALSTLANCGACADCDRGRPTMCRKAIGRPQRPFSRGGKRVFQFACNSAFAERTVVKAVQAVRIPKDIPLPSAALIGCGVLTGVGAVLNRARVDRGESVLVIGTGGIGLNVIQGARIAGASRIVAVDANPAKEAMARQFGATDFLTSAEGVRDLLPHGVDHAFECVGRVELVRTAVDLLDRHGQAVLLGVPAAGAEASFVVSSMFLDKSILGCRYGSSRPQRDIPLYAELYRQGRLFLDELITETYPIEDFEKAVGDAEAGRVARGVLTF; this comes from the coding sequence ATGCGCGGCGTGCTGTTCGACGGAAGGCAGGTCCAGGTCGTCGACGATCTGGAGGTGCGGGATCCGGGACCCGGCGAGGTACAGGTCGCGATCTCGGCGGCCGGGCTGTGCCACAGCGACCTGTCCGTGGTGGACGGGACCATTCCGTTTCCGGTTCCGGTGGTGCTGGGGCACGAGGGCGCGGGCGTGGTGGAGGCGGTGGGGGACGGGGTCACTCATGTCGGGCCCGGTGACCATGTGGCGCTGTCCACGCTCGCCAACTGCGGTGCCTGCGCCGACTGCGACCGGGGGCGGCCGACCATGTGCCGCAAGGCCATCGGGCGGCCCCAGAGGCCCTTTTCACGGGGCGGGAAGCGCGTGTTCCAGTTCGCGTGCAACTCCGCCTTCGCGGAACGGACGGTGGTGAAGGCCGTTCAGGCGGTCCGGATTCCGAAGGACATTCCGCTGCCGTCCGCCGCGCTCATCGGGTGCGGGGTGCTGACCGGGGTGGGGGCCGTGCTCAACCGGGCCCGGGTGGACCGGGGGGAGAGCGTGCTGGTCATCGGGACCGGAGGGATCGGGCTCAACGTCATCCAGGGCGCGCGGATCGCGGGGGCGTCGCGGATCGTGGCGGTGGACGCCAACCCGGCGAAAGAGGCGATGGCCCGGCAGTTCGGGGCGACCGACTTCCTGACGTCGGCGGAGGGGGTGCGGGACCTGCTGCCGCACGGCGTGGACCACGCCTTCGAGTGCGTCGGGCGGGTCGAACTCGTGCGCACCGCCGTGGACTTGCTGGACCGGCACGGCCAGGCGGTCCTGCTGGGGGTGCCGGCGGCGGGAGCGGAGGCGTCCTTCGTCGTCTCGTCGATGTTCCTGGACAAGTCCATCCTCGGCTGCCGCTACGGATCGTCGCGGCCGCAGCGGGACATCCCGCTGTACGCGGAGCTCTACCGGCAGGGACGCCTGTTCCTCGACGAGCTGATCACCGAGACCTACCCCATCGAGGACTTCGAGAAGGCGGTGGGGGACGCGGAGGCGGGGCGGGTGGCCCGGGGGGTGCTGACCTTCTAG
- a CDS encoding MFS transporter, with protein MTYRDVASPQVLVWACTSVGARMPVAMAPLALVFLVRERPGGYALGAVLAAAYVIGEIVGAPVLGLRLPPERARPQLAVGLTTGALGFAGLGVFPDAPSLVLGAFAFLAGATPAAATGGLRALLTELVPERAVAQALSTESMLNSVIWAVSPAAVAGLALQVAPHVPLLLAAALMAASVAGLWLLPAGWKVDDSAAGAWSGGSLPRLLLGAWPVYVAGAASLSLLGLAELVLPALLEQRGIPVGWSGPLLTGLAVGAGLGAFLYGLRTWPGLLRTRSVVLMCGTSICVTLIALTPNTAGIATALAVGGLLQSGALLTRNLALRDALPPGALAAGYSVMYAAAGAGYAATGSLAGALLKVTVPSTAVLAGVALTLVLTGIGWWGEARRTRSSAQGADAVVVPGRVVGELAPGAEGTAIGGRCDAEGRL; from the coding sequence ATGACCTACCGAGACGTCGCCTCCCCACAGGTCCTGGTCTGGGCCTGCACGTCCGTCGGCGCCCGTATGCCGGTGGCGATGGCTCCCCTGGCTCTCGTCTTCCTGGTGCGCGAAAGACCGGGAGGGTATGCGCTGGGAGCGGTGCTCGCGGCGGCCTATGTGATCGGTGAGATCGTCGGCGCCCCGGTGCTCGGGCTGCGACTGCCCCCCGAGCGTGCCCGGCCCCAGCTGGCCGTGGGGCTTACTACCGGGGCTCTCGGGTTCGCGGGGCTCGGGGTGTTTCCCGACGCGCCCTCCCTGGTGCTGGGCGCGTTCGCCTTCCTGGCCGGAGCCACTCCCGCCGCTGCGACCGGCGGGCTGCGCGCACTGCTCACCGAGCTGGTTCCGGAGCGGGCCGTCGCGCAGGCGCTGTCCACCGAGTCGATGCTCAACTCCGTGATCTGGGCCGTCTCCCCGGCCGCCGTCGCCGGCCTCGCCCTCCAAGTCGCGCCCCATGTCCCCCTGTTGCTCGCAGCCGCCCTGATGGCGGCGTCGGTCGCGGGGCTGTGGCTGCTCCCGGCCGGTTGGAAGGTGGACGACTCGGCGGCCGGCGCGTGGTCAGGCGGATCACTGCCCCGGCTGCTGCTGGGCGCCTGGCCCGTGTACGTCGCGGGCGCGGCCAGCCTCAGCCTGCTGGGCCTCGCCGAACTCGTCCTGCCCGCCCTGCTCGAACAGCGCGGCATCCCCGTCGGCTGGTCGGGACCGCTGCTGACCGGGCTTGCGGTGGGCGCCGGACTCGGGGCGTTCCTCTACGGCCTGCGCACCTGGCCCGGTCTGCTGCGCACCCGCAGTGTCGTGCTGATGTGCGGCACCTCGATCTGCGTGACGCTCATCGCGTTGACACCGAACACCGCCGGGATCGCGACCGCGCTCGCCGTGGGTGGCCTGCTCCAGTCGGGCGCGCTGCTCACCCGCAACCTCGCCCTGCGCGACGCGCTTCCGCCCGGCGCCCTGGCCGCCGGCTACTCCGTGATGTACGCGGCGGCGGGCGCGGGTTACGCGGCCACGGGTTCGCTCGCCGGAGCCCTGCTCAAGGTGACGGTGCCGTCCACCGCCGTCCTGGCTGGGGTGGCGTTGACCCTCGTGCTGACGGGAATCGGCTGGTGGGGGGAGGCGCGCCGCACGCGGAGCTCAGCGCAGGGCGCCGACGCCGTCGTAGTGCCCGGACGGGTGGTCGGGGAGCTCGCTCCCGGCGCGGAAGGTACGGCGATAGGCGGTCGGTGTGACGCCGAGGGCCGTTTGTAG